The Pedobacter ginsengisoli region TCTATATAAAGTGTAGTTCCGTTGTTATTCATCCAATCCATGTTATCAAAATAACATGGAGCACCCCCACCTGTTGCAACAACACAGTTTTCAGGATAATTATATTCTTTAAGAACTTTGCTTTCCAGAGCTCTAAAAGCAGCCTCTCCATGGCTTGCAAAGTAATCTCCAATATTAGAACCTACTTCGTTTTCCAGCACATGGTCAAGATCTATAAAATCATAACCTAACTTTACGGCTAGTTTTTTACCGAAAGTACTTTTACCGCATCCCATAAAT contains the following coding sequences:
- a CDS encoding shikimate kinase, whose amino-acid sequence is MKIFLIGFMGCGKSTFGKKLAVKLGYDFIDLDHVLENEVGSNIGDYFASHGEAAFRALESKVLKEYNYPENCVVATGGGAPCYFDNMDWMNNNGTTLYIEMTPIALAKRLEKGKEKRPLLKDMNEEQLIGFIESKLAERNPFYKRAALSIEGINLTPDKAVAQLF